One Electrophorus electricus isolate fEleEle1 chromosome 10, fEleEle1.pri, whole genome shotgun sequence genomic region harbors:
- the LOC118242151 gene encoding lymphocyte antigen 6B-like, which yields MRTMFVVLALALLVMGGSALQCNNCVPLIPGGKCPDTIETCGSAKDTCVTFNLANILVYKKCIKMSDCLLLQGLPLVNVVCCQTDLCN from the exons ATGAGGACCATGTTTGTGGTGCTGGCTCTTGCCCTGCTGGTGATGGGTG GTTCTGCCCTACAATGTAACAACTGTGTACCCTTGATCCCTGGTGGCAAATGTCCAGACACCATCGAAACATGTGGATCTGCTAAAGATACCTGTGTCACTTTTAATCTGGCCAACATAC TTGTCTACAAGAAATGCATCAAAATGTCTGACTGCCTTCTGCTTCAGGGCCTTCCTCTGGTCAATGTTGTATGCTGTCAGACAGACCTCTGCAATTAG